The Panicum virgatum strain AP13 chromosome 6K, P.virgatum_v5, whole genome shotgun sequence nucleotide sequence CTTGCATTGGATGTCTGCAAAACATCAAGAACATCATAGGTCATCAAGGAAGCCGTGTTTATTTGCTGGAagattttttaagaaaaaaggaTTAATTTCCGATCTTTTGCATCATCAGATGCATACGGTCATTATCGATTGTTACATTATCGTGACAATGACATATTTGGAAAATTATAGAGGTAAATAAAATGTTTCAGATTATATGATAACTCATATCATTCACATAATCTAAATAGAAATTGCTAGCCATTCTTTGCGTACATAGGAGCAGATCATTGTTTTGTTCATAATTTCCCAACCTGCATTTGTTTTTTGGAGGACAAGACAGTAGGCATGGATGCAATAATCAATGGAAGTGCTAAACACATCATGGTGAAGAAGTGGCTTTTCAGTATACTAAAAAGGATACAAACCAAATCCTGCTATTTTCATGGAAAAGAATGGAAATCAGTACAAAGTCAATTCCCATAACTAATTCCATATGCAAAATTCATaagccaaatggacccaaattaAAGATATTTCTCAATTAAAAATAGGTTACAAACACTATGGGATGCCattcatttgccgtgtgccaaggcacacggcaaaggacgTCATACACATGGCAAAggatttgccgtgtgttacacacggcaaactcCTCACGACATATAACGGCCGGCAAAGTACTTTGCCATGAGTCATTTcaagggcactcggcaaagagtttgCTGTGTGTAAAACAGACACTCAGCAAACATTTTtggaaaacataaaaaaatcaaaaaaatccgtcagccgccgccgtcgttgtTTGCCACGATCAGTTGGCTGATAGGGTACATCGGCGGCCGCCCGAGCTTGGGCTGCTGAAGTGCCATGGCGACCTCTGGCTCAATGGTCTAGAAGGAGTTGATGAGGATGGTGTTAGCGGCAAGGAAGCGTCCAGTGAGGCGGACCATTAGGCTGTCGGCGGGGCTCGACCTGACCTGGAGCGGTGGGATGACGTCAGGCCCCGGGATGGGCAAGCACCCCGGCAGTCGCAGTGGCTCGGTCAGGTCGTGGAACTCGTCGTGGACGGAGGCCGCCAGCTCAGGGAGGTGGAGGAAGAGCGTGGGTGCATGGATGCTGCCGGGAAAGAAGAGCCACCTCTGCCGCACCCCGGAGGCCCTGTCTACGTCGAAGGCGTCCACGCTAAAGTGGTCGGTGATGAACACCACCAACGGCCCGGCGCCGGAGCTCCACGAGAGCACGACGACGAACGCTAGGACAGAACACGCGCACTCCTCGGACATGAGCGTCTCATTAGGGGCGCCCGAGGGAAGGTCGGAGAGGTGGACGAGCGGCAGCGCGCGGGCGACGATGGTCCCACTAGTCGGCCGTCGCTCCCACACCGGCTGGCCGCCATTGGCCCGCTCCTCGCCCCACCGCCCCTCCTCACCGGTCGATCTATTGCGGTGAGGGGTGTGCGGAAGGGGGAGGAGAGGTGCCGCGAGAGGGAGATGGAGGGAGAGGGCCCGAGAGGAAAGTGATCGGGGAGCTCTCGCCGACTTGGGCCCCGAtatcgccgctgccgcccacatcatcatcatcatcaaggagGTGGCCCAGCCAGCAGACGAcccgagagagggagagagagagagcgggatgagagagagagagaggaggaggaggaggccgacaGCTTTGACAtgggaggagagagggggatGATCCGGCTCATGATGTTTGGACCAATGGGAGAGCTCAATTTTAAAGCCTTGGATTGATAATGTGGTAAGTGTGTTTCTTTAACTGCCTTCCAATGCGTTTTAATACATGGAAATGAGTTCAAATGATAAAGTTgtaaactacaaagttttagatctcgtcGAGCTCTACAACTTCTGTATAGAACTTATTTATATCCGGAGTCATTTGGAAGTTTTAACATTTATAATTTCAAATTAGATAACTTATAATGAcattttgaagtattaaacaatcTCAAATATAAAAGTTGAAAACTACAAGTTTTTATATTTCGTGGAGTTGTACGACTttggtataattttttttcatatcaGATCATATAAAAAGGTTTGTAATCGAAAAATACATCCACTAACTCTCTCACATACAATCACACATATACTTCTTGCATGTTTCGATTTTATAAACATCGCTACGACAAAATGTGCTAAATCTTctcaactttttatcacagcCTCCATGTATGATACCATCACATTATGACAAATCTAGCTCATAATTTtcctaaacccttgctcataattttcagacttcatttgctttttttagaatttaaaaATCATTCGGACACATGTTAGGGGTCATATTTCTTGAACAAGATgttcaaaatttcttttcatttcatgggTAAGGCCTCAAACTAGACTAGataacatgaatataattttcTACTTGTTGTATTCCATTATTTGAATCAACTGCATTTCAAATTTGACCTGATTCAAAATGTTTTGAGGTTGGAAGTGGAAAAACTtaattctttgccgagtgtaaaaaAAACCATAGGTAAACTCTCATCTTTGATGAGTGCCAAAAATAATACATTCGGCAAAgatctctttgccgagtgtatttatTTTGCAGAGTGTTTTTTgtatgacactcggcaaagaccttATTTGCCGAGTATATTTTCCGAAaaaaaatacactcggcaaaggtttagcactcggcaaagatcgaGTTTCCCATAGTAAAATGACCCTGAACTGAAGTAGGACCAGTATTTCCACAGCTGAACCCAATTATATACCTACTCAAATTCTGAAAGTAAAGAAAATATTTACCTACCAAGTACTAGCAAGTTCTGACTTTTTTCGAACATGTACAGTTAAAACATTGTTTGAGGAGCCCAGAGGAACTTCTTGTGACAACTTGATCTGATTTATTTCCCAAATTTAAACTGGTCTGAAAAAATCTTCGTTATTGGTAAATTGAAGAGtagcttatatatatatgttccacGACCATCCATAAGGTCTATTCAGTCATCTATCTTTCTCTCGAGAAAAATGCTTAGCTTTCAATCACGCATAATTTGCCCAGTTCGATCCTTAAccgtaatattttttttaagcTGCTTGCATTACTTCTCGGCATGCACAGTATTGATGGAATAGAATTCAGAGCTATATATATGCGGAAAAAAGGGGGCTAGAGGCGAGGAGATAAAAGAAAAGGGGTATATGTGTCCCTGCCCCTATTTTGaagtgtaattatgattttactcTTATTATTCACAAGTCAATGTGAATTTTCCCCTATTCAATGGACAAAATAGGGGCAAACGCGCAAAGAGCAAAATCTACTTGTCACGTGCAACCTAAAACACCTGGAAGGAACTTGCGTCTCAATATGAAGCAAACAAAATATGATCTCAGGTCCCTTTCATTCCAAGAGCGAATAAAACACAGGATAGTGAACACAGTCCGGATTTGGGATCACACAACTACTGGCAGAACACAGAAGTACAGAACCGGCACGGATGAATCCACTTATTAGGTTTACCACACTTAGGCAGCATCAGCATCACCTTGCTAGTTGTCCCGGAGCTGGTATCCCCTTGGCAGGTAGGCGTTGAACGTGCGGATGAGATTGGGATGCCCCCGGAACAGTTGTTGCAGGTGGCTAACCAGGCCGTCGACTCCGAAGCTGAAATCCCACACAAATATACCAAAAATGAGCCCACGTAAAGTCATGAACTAATCCCACGGATGGAAGCCAGAGCTAGCAATTGTCACTCACGCCCCGAGCCTGAACCCGCGCATGACGGCACGGAAGTCCCGGAAGTAGCCAGGCTTGCCAGCGAACTCAGACTCCGCAGCCAGGAGGAACTCGATCCATCTATCATCGGTGggcgccagcagcggcggcgccggccagtcTACAGGTagtggcggcgccggcctcctaGTTGACGAAAAGGAAAACAGATCGGGTCGACGAACCATTAGATCGAACACGAGACGGGCGAATTagcaaatcatagaaaaattgtAGCTTTAATTTCTGAGTCTCAAGACCAGAATAACGAAGCCATGGGAGACAGATTAGAGAGAGGGTGATGGAATCAAGGGAGAAACTAGCAAGTAGCAACTCACGGATTGCCGCGACGCTGGGACTCTGGCGCCATAGGCGagccatcctcctcctccctcgcgcgcTTCTGGCCGCCATTGGAGTAGTCCATCCTCTCGCACTGCTGGGAATGGGACACCGGCAGCCTTCCTAGCTATGGAGTTgccgtctttttttttttacagtgGGGAATTGAGGCACGGAGGTTCTTGTGCGCTTATGATACAGCAAGCAATAAAGGACGCCGTGGTCGGCCTGGCCACCTAACATACCACTCGTGCAGCGATGAGTCATGCCTTTTGTCCTCTTGTGCTCTTGGCCTGGCCACCTAACGGCTAAGAGTAGACTGGGTCCTCTGACGGCTGGGCTCAGTCAGGATTCCTATGGGGAGTAACATCTGATAGCCTGTAAATTTAATGTACATATATAAATACTGCAATTAATCCCACCCCTAAAACATAACATAGTCAATGAAATTTTTTCCCCCTCTACTGCTCTACGTCATCAGGTGTCAATGACAAGTTTGGTTCTTCTTCCTTGTCATGTAAAACCACTTTTCATCAATGTACATGAGGCTGTAGATACAAAGGGTATGTTTGGTTGGGCTTCAGCTCCTCCAAAAACAACTCCGGCTCCAGCTCCTCTAGaggcggcttctctgg carries:
- the LOC120713274 gene encoding paired amphipathic helix protein Sin3a-like, which produces MDYSNGGQKRAREEEDGSPMAPESQRRGNPRPAPPLPVDWPAPPLLAPTDDRWIEFLLAAESEFAGKPGYFRDFRAVMRGFRLGAFGVDGLVSHLQQLFRGHPNLIRTFNAYLPRGYQLRDN